The proteins below come from a single Alnus glutinosa chromosome 9, dhAlnGlut1.1, whole genome shotgun sequence genomic window:
- the LOC133877910 gene encoding uncharacterized protein LOC133877910, protein MGPRKAGEREMLESVYSMIAFVFVLVACVELCDAATVVDVYRLIQYDISGVPFGSRLAALNHHAGSLHFSPGADLSRTVLIIPVRDLNISFVKEYITQRQPLGGLLFLLPQLFSFENRDDTKSSHVNQGELLKTVVAELEQLLIHAKIPYPVYFAFEDDDIESVLADVKRNDAIGQPATATTGGFKLVVSASEPKKLASPTITNIQGWLPGLKTDGEASQLPTIAIVASYDTFGAAPALSVGSDSNGSGIAALLEIARLFSLLYSNPKTRGRYNLLFGLTSGGPYNYNGTQKWLRSFDQRLRESIDYAICLNSIGSWDNELWIHVSKPPENAYIKQIFEGFSNVAEELGVGVGLKHKKINISNPRVAWEHEQFSRLRVTAATISELFTAPELLERTGGLVDSRHFVNETAIVRSVKLVAESLARHIYGHQGKNIQIFADDSVLAVNPSYIQSWLDFLSRTPRVAPFLSKNDPFIMALKKELEDHTNEVSVQHEVLDGMFTFYDLTKARLNIYQVASVTFDLLLLLVLGSYLIVLFSFLIITTRGLDDLISLFRRPPSRKVKTA, encoded by the exons ATGGGTCCGCGAAAAGCTGGAGAGCGCGAAATGCTGGAGTCAGTGTACTCGATGATCGCGTTCGTCTTCGTGCTCGTGGCGTGCGTCGAGCTATGCGACGCCGCCACCGTCGTCGATGTCTACCGGCTCATCCAGTACGATATCTCCGGGGTACCATTCGGATCTCGCCTCGCCGCCCTCAACCACCACGCCGGCTCTCTCCACTTTTCTCCCGGTGCCGATCTCTCGCGCACCGTGCTCATCATCCCCGTCCGCGACCTCAACATCTCCTTTGTCAAAG AATATATCACACAAAGACAGCCTTTGGGGGGCTTATTGTTTTTGCTTCCCCAGTTGTTTAGCTTTGAAAATAGAGATGACACAAAGAGTAGTCATGTAAATCAAGGAGAGCTGTTGAAGACTGTGGTAGCAGAACTCGAACAGTTGCTTATTCATGCCAAAATTCCT tatCCTGTGTATTTTGCTTTTGAGGATGATGATATTGAATCTGTTTTGGCTGATGTCAAGAGGAACGATGCCATTGGTCAGCCTGCTACTGCTACTACTGGCGG ATTCAAGCTTGTCGTCTCAGCATCAGAGCCTAAGAAACTTGCTTCTCCCACCATCACAAACATTCAG GGATGGTTGCCAGGACTGAAAACAGATGGAGAAGCAAGTCAACTTCCAACCATTGCTATAGTAGCATCATATGATACATTTGGAGCTGCTCCt GCATTATCAGTGGGAAGCGATAGCAATGGAAGTGGCATTGCGGCACTTCTTGAAATAGCTAGGCtattctctcttctttattcAAATCCTAAGACAAGAGGAAGATATAATTTACTTTTTGGGCTAACCTCTGGAGGACCTTACAACTACAATGGAACTCAAAAG TGGCTTCGGAGCTTTGATCAACGTTTGCGTGAGAGTATTGACTATGCTATTTGCTTAAATAGCATCGGTTCATGGGATAATGAATTATGGATTCATGTGTCTAAACCTCCAGAAAACGCTTACATAAAGCAAATATTTGAA GGTTTCTCTAATGTAGCAGAAGAGTTGGGCGTTGGAGTTGGtttgaagcacaagaagataaaTATTTCAAATCCTAGA GTAGCTTGGGAGCATGAACAGTTTTCAAGGCTGAGAGTTACTGCTGCCACCATTTCAGAACTCTTTACGGCACCTGAACTGTTGGAAAGGACTGGAGGATTGGTTGATAGCAG ACACTTTGTGAATGAAACTGCAATTGTCAGAAGCGTCAAATTAGTTGCAGAGAGTCTTGCG AGGCATATCTATGGCCATCAGGGAAAGAACATCCAAATCTTTGCAGATGACAGTGTTTTGGCTGTCAATCCTTCTTATATACAATCGTGGTTGGATTTTTTGTCACGGACGCCTAGAGTGGCACCTTTCCTGTCAAAGAATGACCCATTTATCATGGCATTAAAAAAG GAATTAGAAGATCACACTAATGAGGTGAGTGTGCAACATGAAGTGCTTGATGGCATGTTCACTTTCTATGATTTGACTAAAGCCAGACTTAACATATATCAG GTAGCTAGCGTAACGTTCGACTTGCTGTTGCTTCTAGTGTTGGGATCGTATTTGATAGTGCTATTCAGTTTTCTTATCATCACTACTAGG GGTCTTGACGATCTAATCAGTTTATTTCGACGACCTCCCTCTCGCAAGGTGAAAACAGCTTAG
- the LOC133878038 gene encoding small RNA-binding protein 11, chloroplastic-like isoform X1 — MAALRGISQNLHRYISHPNPNSSPAQLIFFRGIASKLFVKGISFSTTEETLAEAFSKFGEVIEANIIMDKVRNRSKGFGYVTFAKEDEAQKALMDMNGKLLDGRVVFVDNARPIRHFNHDMPIARGPPEPAADS; from the exons atggcgGCTTTGAGAGGAATATCTCAAAACCTGCACAGATATATCTCTCATCCAAACCCTAACAGTTCTCCGGCTCAGCTCATCTTCTTCAGAGGAATTGCTTCCAAGCTTTTCGTCAAAG GTATATCCTTCTCCACCACAGAAGAGACATTAGCCGAAGCGttttcaaaatttggtgaaGTTATTGAAG CTAACATAATCATGGATAAAGTCAGAAACAGATCAAAAGGTTTTGGGTATGTGACTTTTGCTAAAGAGGATGAAGCCCAGAAGGCGTTGATGGACATGAATGGGAAG TTGCTAGATGGACGTGTCGTTTTTGTGGACAATGCAAGGCCCATTAGGCATTTCAATCATGATATGCCAATAGCAAGAGGACCCCCGGAGCCAGCAGCTGATAGCTGA
- the LOC133878038 gene encoding small RNA-binding protein 11, chloroplastic-like isoform X2, translating into MAALRGISQNLHRYISHPNPNSSPAQLIFFRGIASKLFVKGISFSTTEETLAEAFSKFGEVIEVRNRSKGFGYVTFAKEDEAQKALMDMNGKLLDGRVVFVDNARPIRHFNHDMPIARGPPEPAADS; encoded by the exons atggcgGCTTTGAGAGGAATATCTCAAAACCTGCACAGATATATCTCTCATCCAAACCCTAACAGTTCTCCGGCTCAGCTCATCTTCTTCAGAGGAATTGCTTCCAAGCTTTTCGTCAAAG GTATATCCTTCTCCACCACAGAAGAGACATTAGCCGAAGCGttttcaaaatttggtgaaGTTATTGAAG TCAGAAACAGATCAAAAGGTTTTGGGTATGTGACTTTTGCTAAAGAGGATGAAGCCCAGAAGGCGTTGATGGACATGAATGGGAAG TTGCTAGATGGACGTGTCGTTTTTGTGGACAATGCAAGGCCCATTAGGCATTTCAATCATGATATGCCAATAGCAAGAGGACCCCCGGAGCCAGCAGCTGATAGCTGA